The Spirosoma sp. SC4-14 DNA window AATCGACGCCCGTCTGATTGGCCAGACAGATGAGCACCCAGAGGACATCGGCCATTTCGTCGCCCAGGTCTTTGTTTTTATCCGACTCTTTTTCGGACTGCTCGCCATACCGACGGGCAATAATTCGGGCCACTTCGCCAACCTCTTCGGTCAGTATAGCCATATTGGTCAGTTCATTGAAATACCGAACGCCCACGGTCTTGATCCAGCC harbors:
- a CDS encoding nucleotide pyrophosphohydrolase, which produces MTIKEAQTTVDGWIKTVGVRYFNELTNMAILTEEVGEVARIIARRYGEQSEKESDKNKDLGDEMADVLWVLICLANQTGVDLTEAFTKNLEKKTIRDATRHLNNEKLKD